From the genome of Ignavibacteriota bacterium:
CGTGCCTGCACTCCTGGACCGGCTCAAGAAGACCGATGAACCCGCCGATGTCGCTGCCGTGCGGGAAGCCCTGGCACGTATCCCAGCGACACAGGTCGCTGCGCCGGCCGCTGGCGCGCTCGCCGGTGCGGGTCCGCGCGGCACGGTGGCACTGCTGGACCTCCTCGGCTCCATGAAGGCCCGGGTGCCATCGGCGCCGGTGCTTGCGCTCACGAACGATGACCGCGCACCGGTCCGTGGTGCAGCGATCAAAGCCCTGGGATCGATCCTTGCGCCGTCAGAAGCCGGAGCGCTTGTCGAACTCGTGGCGAAGGGGAAGACCGATGCCGACCGTTCTCTCGCGGCCAAGAGTCTGGCGATGGTCCAGGAACGCAACGCGGACCGTGAAGCACGCGCAGTACCGGTGATCGACCGGCTTGCCACGGCCGCTCCGGCCGAACGTCCCGACCTGCTCAAGGCACTTGCGCGCATCGGGGGAAGCCGCGCGTTGCGGGTCGTCGCCGAACAGGGGAAGAGCAAAGACCCCGGGACGAAGGAAGCAGCATTGCGGGCAATCACGGATTGGTCGTCGCTGGAAGCATTCGACAGCCTCATCGTGCTCGCGCGCAGCAAGGAGAAGCTCCCCGTGCGCGTGCTTGCGCTGCGTGCCTGCGTCCGTCTTGTGGAGGCATCCCCGTGCAGCGCCGTGACGGCCGTGCGGTATCACGAGCGGACCCTTGCGGTCGCCGAACGCATCGAAGAGAAGCGGCTCGTGCTGGGGGCGCTTGCGAACCTGAATTCACCCGATGCCCTCCGGCTCCTCGTGCCCTACATCGAGGATGATTCCCTCGGACTCGAAGCCGCGGTAGCATCCTGGAAGATCGCGAAGACACAGAACGACCCCCGCTCCGAGGATGCTGTGCGGCGGCTCATCGAGCCGCTGCTCAAACCGCACTTCCGTACACAGGCGGCGCGCATGTTCGATGCGCGCGAAGGGCTCAACGATGCGCCGGAAGGATTCCGGCCGTTGTTCAATGGCAGGGACCTCACCGGGTGGAAGGGGCTCGTGGAGAACCCGGGTGTGCGGGCGAAGATGACGCCGGAAGAACTTGCTGCTGCCCAGGCGAAGGCGGATTCCAGCATGCGCGCGCACTGGTCGGTGGTGGATGGCGTCCTGGTCTTCGATGGCAAGGGCGAGAGCCTGTGCACACTGAAAGACTACGCCGACTTCGAGATGCTGGTGGACTGGAAGATCGAGAAGCTCGGCGACAGCGGCATCTATCTGCGCGGAAGTCCGCAGGTGCAGATCTGGGACCCGGCGCAGTGGCCGGAAGGCTCGGGCGGACTCTATAACAATCAGCGCGGTGCGTCGCACCCGCTCGTCATCGCCGACAAACCGATCGGGGAGTGGAACACCTTCCGGATCACCATGATCGGCGACCGGGTGACCGTGCGGCTGAACAACGTGCTCGTGGTGGACAATGTGCCGATGGAGAACTACTGGGACCGGTCCATCCCGATCTTCCCTTCAGGGCAGATCGAACTGCAGTCGCACAATAGCCCGCTGTATTTCCGGAATGTGTTCATCCGGGAGATCCCGCGTGCGAAGCAGGTCTCCGGCGAGACCATCCCCCTGCTGAACGGGAAGGACCTTACCGGGTGGGAAGTGATAGAGGGGAAGGCGGAGTCGTGGGGTGTGAACGATGGCGTCCTCTCTACCACCGGCGAACATGGCGGCTGGCTCTCCACGTTGAAGGAATACGACAACTTCCAGCTCGACCTCGATTTCAAGGTCGTGGCCGCCGGCAACAGCGGTGTCTTCCTCCGTTCCCCACACAAGGGTGATCCGGCGTATGTCGGCATGGAGATCCAGGTGCTCGACGACTATGCACCCGAATATGCCACGCTCAAACCATGGCAGTACACCGGCAGCATCTACGCCGTGCAGGCGCCGTCCTCGCGCGCCACGAAGCGAGCCGGCGAGTGGCAGCATATGCAGATCACCGCACAGGGGACGCACGTGAAGGTCGTCCTGAACGGCACCACCACCATCGACGCCGATCTGCTGCAGCACATGGACAAGGAAAAGGAACATCCCGGGCTCAAGCGGCGCGGCGGCTTCATCGGCCTGCAGAACCACAGCACCCGGGTGGAGTACAGGAATATCACGATACGAGAACTGGAGTAGAGACGCGACGATGACGGATATGCAACGACGGAGTTTCCTCCGCTATGCGGCAGCGACCGGTGCAGGGTTGCTGCTTGCCTCACACGACAGGGCCCTGGGCGGTGAAGAACCGTCCTCATCCGATGACCTGCAGATCGCGCTGATCGGTGCGGGTGCGCAGGGACAGGTGCTGATGAACGCGTGCCTCAAGATCCCGAACGTCCGTTTCCGGGCGGTCGTGGATATCTGGGAGGCCTATAACCTGCGCCGTGCCCACCGCATGCTGCAGAAGTTCGGACACAAGGCGAACGCGTACATCGACTACCGCGAAATGCTGGCGAAGGAGAAGGGGCTGGATGCGGTGCTCATCGCCACGCCGGACCACTGGCATGCCGAGCAGACCGTGGAATGCCTGAAGGCCGGCCTGCACGTGTACTGCGAGAAGGAGATGGCCAATACCCTCGAAGGCGCACGCAGGATGGTGCTGGCCGCGAGGCAGACGAAGAAGCTCCTGCAGATCGGTCATCAGCGGCGGAGCAATCCGCGCTACCTGCATTGCTACAAGAAGCTGATCCAGGACGCAAAGCTCCTCGGGCGCATCACCGCGATCAACGGGCAGTGGAACCGTTCCGTGCAGCCGGACAACGGCTGACCAAAGGATGCGGTGATCGGTCAGGCCGTGCTGCAGCGGTTCGGATTCAAGTCCATGCATCAATTCCGCAACTGGCGCTGGTACAAAGGCCTGGGTGGCGGGCCGATCGTGGACCTTGGCTCACACCAGATCGACATCTACTCGTGGTTCCTCAATGCCAATCCGCACACCATCGTTGCCAGCGGCGGCACCGATTACTACGACAAAGCCACGCACGAATGGTACGACACCGTGCTCGCCACGCTGGAATACAACACCCCGGCCGGCAAGGTGCGAGCGTTCTATCAGACGCTCTCCACGAACAGCAATCAGGGATACTTCGAAACGTTCATGGGCGATCAGGGGACGCTGGCGATCTCCGAATCGGGCGGACGCGGCGGCGTGTACCGCGAGCCCGCGGCCCCGGAATGGGAGAAGTGGGTTTCGATGGGGTATCTGAAAGCACCTGCACCCGAACCGAAGAAGGCCGCGAGCGAGGCGGTGCTGGATGTGCGGGAGACCATCGCGCCGGCGCATGAGATCCCGGTGAAGTTCGACGACCCGTATCACAAGCCGCATCTGGAGAACTTCTTCAATGCCATGCGGGGAAAAGAACCGTTGAACTGTCCGGCGGAGATCGGGTACGAGACCGCCGTGACCGTGCTGCGCATCAACGATGCCATCGAGCGGGGCGCGAAAGTGACCCTCGATCCGTCGGCATTCAGGATCTGACAGGATGCGCACCATGACCCTACGATCAGTGTTCCTGTTGTGCATCGCGGCAGCGGCTCCGGCCCTCGCGCAGAAACCGGAGTTCATCGGTGATGCGCCCGATGGCACGCGCTCCGCTCCCGTGCATCTCATCCGCATCTATGATGAGAACGGCGTGTTGATCACGCCGGGCGATACGCCGGCGATGCCGTATTCCCCGCACCACGTGCGGCAAAGTGCCACGACTATGCGAAGATCCGTCACGGCTGGCACTTCAATGCGGCGGATTCGGGTGCGGCGACCGGGCGTCCGGGCGAACCGTGGATCCTGGTGGATCGCGGGGCGGGCGTGCAGGTGCCGTTGTCCTACCGTCCGTGGAAAGGGACCTTCCAGCCCGGGCAATTCGGACTCACCACGCTCGGCTTCCTGAAATCCTTCGGGCGTCATGTGCCGGGGGGCGGTGTGGGCGAGATGGAAGAGAAGCGGGACCAGCGCGACTACGTCCGCTGGGAGATCTCCGGCTCGCTCGATGTGAACTGTCAGAGTTGCCACAATGCCGATCCGGCGCAGCATCCAGCCGAGTACGGCGTGCAGGTAGCGCGGCAGAACTTCCGCTGGGCACCGGTCGCATCGGGCGGCTTCGCGATGGTGCAGGGATCGGCGGGCGAGATGCCCGACAATTTCGACATGTTCACCAGCGTGCCGCCCGAGGCATCGGACAAAGTGCCGCCGGGTGTGCGCTACAACGCCGCGAAGTTCGATGCATCGGGCAAGGTCTTGTTCCAGGCCGTGCGCTCTATCCCACCGTCGCAGTGCTACTTCTGTCATTCGTCGAAGGTCATCGACGGGAGCGTGAAAGAACGCTGGCAGAAGGACGGGGATGTGCACATCAGTGCAGGCATGATCTGCGTGGATTGCCACCGGAACGGGCTCGATCATCAGATGGTCCGCGGGTATGAAGGCGAGGCCGTGCAGGGCTCGCATACAACGCTCACCTGTCGCGGGTGTCATCTTGGCGACGCAGAGGCGGGTGGACGGCGGCGCGCACCGCGTCCGGAGCACAAAGGCATTCCGACCGTGCATTTCGAGAAGCTCTCTTGCACCACCTGTCATTCAGGTCCGATGCCTGAGGATGCGACGACACTCGTGAAGACCTCGCGAGCTCATGCGTTGGGGATCCCGAAAGCATCGCGTGACGACGACGCGCTGCCGCACGTCACCACGCCCGTGTATGCGAAAGACCGCGATGGTGTGTATGAGCCATCGAATCTCGTGTGGCCGTCGTACTGGGCATTTGAAACCGGCAGCGCCGTGGTTCCCGTGCTGCCCGAACGCGTGAAGCCGCTCATCGCCGCATTGCATGAAGGCGACAGCACGTACGTTCCGGGCCGCTGGCCCCGGTTCACCAGCGATGACGTGGCGACGGTATTGCGCGGTCTGGCGGCGATGGACAGCAGTGCCGGGGATCCCGTGTACATCAGCGGCGGGAGGGTGTTCCGGATGTCGCCTGAGGGAAGGCTCCTCAGCCGCGCTGGTGATGCGGCACAGCCCTATCTGTGGCCCATCGCGCATGATGTGCGTCCGAAGGATCAGTCGCTGGGTGCGCGCGGATGCGACGACTGTCATGCCCCCGGCGGACCGTTCTTTGCGGGTACCGTCCGTTCCATGTCGCCCTTCTTTGCAGGCGATGACACCACGGCGAGCATGACCGCGTTCCAGGACCAGGGGCCGGTGTATCCGTGGCTTCTTTCCACCTCGTTCTATTTCCGTCCTGTGCTCAAGGCGCTCATCATCCTCGCGTTCCTCATCATCGCGGCGGTCGTGCTGCTGCATATCATGCGCGGGATCGGCTACGTTGTGCGCGCGTTTGGCAAGGGAGGTGCGCGATGACATTCGCGATCATCAGCATCCTCGTTGCCGTGGCGGTCAAGGGTTTGATCGCGCGCGATGCCCGGCGTCGTTTCGGCTCGTGGGGTACGGCGGCACAGGTCATCATCACCGCGGTCCGTTCGGCCTTCACTGCCGGTGATGCGGTGGGGAAGGGGTGGTGGCCGCGGACCATCGCCGGAGCGCGGCAGGCAGCGTATCTTTCGTCGGCGGTCCTTGCATGCATCCTTGCCATCACCGGGTTCATCCCGGCGGTGTTCACGGCGTCGTCGCCATCCGGGACGCTTCTGTTGATCCATATGATCGCCGCCCCGTTGTTCGCGTTGACTCTTGCCGCAGCATCGCTCCTCTGGTCGCACGACCAACAGGTGCGTGAAGAAGATCTTCCGCTTCTTGCGCAGGTGGTGCGAACCGGCACGCTGTACGGGGCCGTAACGCTGTCGGCGGTGGCGCGCGCGTTGTACTGGCTCATCCTCGTGCTTACACTTCCGCTCTTGCTCTCGATCATTCTCTCGCTCTTCCCCCTGTTCGGCACGGAAGGGGAGCACTGTCTGATCGGGCTGCACGGGTACAGCGCCCTTGCGCTGATGGTGCTGGCGCTTCTTCATGGATATATTCGTATCTTACTGACGCTCTCAGGAACACATCAAGGTTGATGGAGGAAAGAACAGTGAAGACTTCAGGAGTACTCATCATTGCACTGGTGCTGGCAGCGGCACTGATGATCGTTGCATGCGGAAAGACCCCGGAGAAGCAGGAGACCCCTGCCGCCGGACAGACCGCGGCACCGGCACCGGCCGGGGACCAGCAGCAGGCAACGCCGTCGCAGCCGACGGGCAACACCGAACAGGCCGCACCGCAGACCGCAGCGCCGGAAGGGAACGAGCAGCTCGTGCCCATCGACATCAAGCTGCCCAAGCCCATGTTCGTCGGGACCCCCACGAACATCGCCGTCCCGAATCTCGAGAAGCCGCTCGGCAAACAGCGTCCACCCTTCCTTGCACCGGCGGGGACGAAGAACGTGGCGGCCGGCAAGCCGGTCACGAGTTCCGACGAGCTGCCGACCATCGGTGAGCTTACGATGGTCACCGACGGCGATAAGGACGCTTCCGAGGGAAGTTATGTGGAACTCGGGCCGAAGCTGCAGTACGTGACCATCGATCTCAAGGCGCAGCACACCATCTCTGCCGTGGTCATGTGGCACTTTCACAAGCAGGCCGTCGTGTACCATGACGTCATCGTGCAGGTCGCCGACGATCCCGATTTTGTGACGAACGTGCGCACGATCTTCAACAATGACATCGATAACACAGCGGGACGCGGTGTGGGCAAGGACATGAGCTACATCGAGACCTCTGAAGGAAAGCTGATCGATGCGAAGGGTGTGCAGGGGCGGTATGTGCGACTGTACAGCCGCGGCAACACCGCGAACGAGCTGAACCACTATATCGAAGTTGAGGTATTCGGCAAACCGGTCAAATGAACCGTGGTGCGCTGATCCTTCTGGCCGTGCTCCTGGCAGGCGCGCTCCTGCGCCTGCCGGACCTGGCCGTCCGTCCCATGCACACCGATGAGGCCGTGCATGCGGTCAAGTTCGGTACCCTCCTCGAGTCCGGCGACTACCGGTACGACCCCTACGAGTATCACGGCCCCACGCTGAATTTTCTCACGCTCATTCCTGCGTGGATGGGTGGCGTGCACATGTACGCTGCGCTGCAGGAATGGCACCTGCGCATCGTTCCGGCTGTGTGCGGCATACTCCTGCTTGCGCTCTTCCTTCTGTTCGATCCTCACCGTGCGCTGGCCCTGGGGCCGCCGTGCTGGCCGCCGTCTCCCCTGCGATGGTGTTCTACAGCCGCTACTATATCCAGGAGATGGTGCTCGTCTTCTTCACCCTTGTGCTTCGCGGCGGGGATCCATCGATATCTGCAGGTTCGGACGCGGGGGTGGGCGGTGTTCACCGGTGTTGCCGCCGGACTCATGTTTGCGACGAAAGAGACGAGCGTCATCACGTTCGGGGTGATCGGAGCGGCATGCATCGTGGTCTGGCTCATGCATCGGCAGCGAGGCGAGAGATCGGCATTACCCCCACTCGCGCACTGGCTCATAGCAGGCGCTTCCGCGTTCATCGTCATCATCGTGTTCTACTCCTCATTCGGCAGGAACCCGCGGGGCGTACTGGACGCCTTCGGCACATTCGCGGTGTATGTGGAACGTGCAGGGACGACCGGCCGCCATCTGCATCCGTGGTACTACTATTTGCAGATGCTGGGGTGGTCGCATGCGCCCGATGGGCGTTTGTGGACCGAAGCCGGCATTCTGCTCTTTGCCGGTGCAGGGTTCGTGCGGGCGTGGAAGGAGCGGTTCGTGGTCAACGATCCCGCCGCGGCGTTTCGTGTGACCACGGCCATTGCCACGTTGCTCATGCTTGCGATCATCTCCGTGATGCCGTATAAAACTCCATGGGTCATGCTCACCGCGCTGCTCGGACTGATCATCATGGCTGGGAGCGGCATCGAAACATTCCTTGCCGGCGCCGACCGGATGCGGGTGGTGCGATTCATGCTCGTGGCCGGGATCGTGATCCATCTTGGATGGGAGGCCTGGAGTGCATCGTTCGCGTACGCTGACCGGCCAGGCAATCCGTATGTCTATGCGCATCCGACAGGCGACGTTATCGAGATCGGCAAGGCCGTGACCGCGTTGGCGGCGGCAGCTCCATCGCCGATCAGCGTCGTGGTGTGCTATCAGGATGGCGACTACTGGCCGATGCCGTGGTACCTCCGCACGATAGCGCAGACCGGATGGTGGTCATCCGTCCCCGACTCGCTTCCCCGGGCGGACGTCGTGCTGGTATCCCCTGAGCTTGAGTCTTCCGTCACGAAAGCACTCTATGAGCGCTCTGCACCGGGCGAGCGTCCGTTATACGTCACGCTCTTCAGCAGGCCGGCCTACGTCCGTCCGGGGCGTGAGATCCGTGTGTACACCACGCTGGCATTGCGCGAGCTGGGCCAACGGGCCGGAGGCAAATGATGTCTGCCCCAGCCATGCACCGGCACTCCCATCACGCCATGGCCACGCTCTTCGAGGTGTTCATTGCCGGCGAGGATCCCGGCTTCGCTGCCGGTGCCGCACAGGCCGCCTTCGAGGAGATCGACCGGCTCGAGCAGGAGTTCAGCCGGTATCGTCCGAACAGCGACATCGCACGCATCAACAATCTCTCCCCCGGCGGCGAGACGCGCGTCAGCGCCGACACCTTCGCCTGTCTGCAGCTTGCGCATCAGTACTGGAAAGCCACCAACGGCGCATTCGACATCACTATGGGGGCGCTCATGGATGTCTGGGTGGCACCCGACAGGTCACTGAAGAACCCCGATGTGCGTGAGGTCGAAGAAGCCGTCCGCCGGTCCGGCATGCACCTCCTCACACTGGATGAAGAGACCTATCTTGTGGGTGTGGGCGACCACGTGCCGCGGATCGATCCGGGAGCGATAGGGAAGGGGTACGCCGTGGATGCGTGCATCGAGCTCCTGCATGAATGGGGTGTCGATGCTGCGCTCGTGCATGGCGGGACCAGCACCGCGAAGGGATATGGGCACGCATGGCCGGTGACGGCGAGCAGCTTTGCGGATCCGTCGCGCGTACTCAGGGAGTTCACGCTCGATGCGATGGCGTTGAGCGGATCGGGCATGAAGAAGGGTCGTCACATCATCGACACGCGGACACACCAGCCGGTGGCCGGCCGGCATGCGGCCTGGGTGTGTGTACCATCGGCAACGGAGAGCGATGCGCTCTCCACGGCGTTCATGGTGATGTCCATGGCAGAGATCGCTGAGTTCTGTGCTGCCCGCAGTGACCTCCGGGCCATCGTGATCGATGATGATGGCGCGTCGGGTGAACGGGTACTCAGCTACGGGTGGGGAAGCGGCGGCTCAGCCGGCGGATAGCAAGAAGGTCAGTGATGACCTGCATGGCGTGGCTACGCGCCTTCAGACGGCTGTCACTGTCGCAGCTCCACGACACAGGGAACTCGGTCATGCGGTAGCCCTGTTGGAGGGCAAGGACCAGCACCTCCACATCAAAGAGGAAGTGCTCGGTCGTGCACCGCGAGAACAGAGCGCGGGCGACATCTCCCTGATACATTTTGAACCCGCACTGCGTATCCGTGAGCTCCTTTGGCAGGGAAAGCGTGCGGAGGAGGATCCAGCGGACGATGCGGGAGAGCTTCTGCCGCCAGGGGTCCTGTGGCTTCTCGATCCTGCTTTCCGGCAGCCAGCGTGAGCCGTGGGCGAGCTGATATCTGCCGCTCTTCAGGAGTGCAAGCCCGCGGAGCGCGTCGGTATATGGCACCGTCAGCCCTGCGTCGGCGAACATCACGTATGCTCCCTCGGACTTCATGATCCCGGCGCGGACCGCAGCGCCTTTGCCGGCGTGGTGCTGGAGGGTGATCACGGTAAGGGGTATGCGGAATTGCAGCATCCCCCGCAGAGCAGCATCGCCCGTGCCGTCCGTGCTGCCGTCATCCACGACGATGATCTCGCCGTCGATGTTGTTGTCGGCGAGGAACATGCCGGCCGCATCCACATCAGCAGCGATCTTGCGTGCTTCGTCGAAGGCAGGAATGATGATCGAGAGTTCCATCATGGGGTGGGGGGGGACTCTTCAGCGGCGGCAAGAAGTTCCTGGTGGAGTTCCCTGTTGATCATGCGGATACGATAGGAAATGGCCATGCAAAAATCAAGTTGTGCTTGAGTTCTGCAAAACTCACCCGGGGTCCATCTTCTGATCGGGGAGACGCTCTGCCGGGAGAGAGATCCGACCCCGACGTGCGTCCTTGACTTTGCAATGAAACGGCGGGATATTGTGTTTACTTCTGTGG
Proteins encoded in this window:
- a CDS encoding Gfo/Idh/MocA family oxidoreductase; the encoded protein is MQRRSFLRYAAATGAGLLLASHDRALGGEEPSSSDDLQIALIGAGAQGQVLMNACLKIPNVRFRAVVDIWEAYNLRRAHRMLQKFGHKANAYIDYREMLAKEKGLDAVLIATPDHWHAEQTVECLKAGLHVYCEKEMANTLEGARRMVLAARQTKKLLQIGHQRRSNPRYLHCYKKLIQDAKLLGRITAINGQWNRSVQPDNG
- a CDS encoding glycosyltransferase; its protein translation is MMELSIIIPAFDEARKIAADVDAAGMFLADNNIDGEIIVVDDGSTDGTGDAALRGMLQFRIPLTVITLQHHAGKGAAVRAGIMKSEGAYVMFADAGLTVPYTDALRGLALLKSGRYQLAHGSRWLPESRIEKPQDPWRQKLSRIVRWILLRTLSLPKELTDTQCGFKMYQGDVARALFSRCTTEHFLFDVEVLVLALQQGYRMTEFPVSWSCDSDSRLKARSHAMQVITDLLAIRRLSRRFPTRS
- a CDS encoding FAD:protein FMN transferase — its product is MMSAPAMHRHSHHAMATLFEVFIAGEDPGFAAGAAQAAFEEIDRLEQEFSRYRPNSDIARINNLSPGGETRVSADTFACLQLAHQYWKATNGAFDITMGALMDVWVAPDRSLKNPDVREVEEAVRRSGMHLLTLDEETYLVGVGDHVPRIDPGAIGKGYAVDACIELLHEWGVDAALVHGGTSTAKGYGHAWPVTASSFADPSRVLREFTLDAMALSGSGMKKGRHIIDTRTHQPVAGRHAAWVCVPSATESDALSTAFMVMSMAEIAEFCAARSDLRAIVIDDDGASGERVLSYGWGSGGSAGG
- a CDS encoding DUF1080 domain-containing protein; amino-acid sequence: MKQISMVIVLAGLAAGIAGCGSSHASLPVAAQQQFTVAELTGRLPARDTLEARWISGELIKAGPEAVQELCAKVANRDSATSLRAVHAVSGLASYVNGRGREAERLLFAGAVARALQKSAGPEHAVFLMDQLKSAGRAESLEPLSRYLGDERLCEPATQAMLAIGGNAGSYFLSALPASTGKPRLTLIHALGETRTAAATPLLLEESRNDWRSRSVAALDALAGIGDPRTEDTLRAVLLLPAGNRAAGLHRLLTFADRRLALNDAASANEIATDILAATGSPDEVAYRVAALELLVRVNGEKALDKLVTAFADTSAAVQGGVLRIAHRIPGSAVTARWVGQLATVPAPAMMRIFNMLGDRGDPTASAAAIAAINEADPMVRNAAINASVKLDPQKTVPALLDRLKKTDEPADVAAVREALARIPATQVAAPAAGALAGAGPRGTVALLDLLGSMKARVPSAPVLALTNDDRAPVRGAAIKALGSILAPSEAGALVELVAKGKTDADRSLAAKSLAMVQERNADREARAVPVIDRLATAAPAERPDLLKALARIGGSRALRVVAEQGKSKDPGTKEAALRAITDWSSLEAFDSLIVLARSKEKLPVRVLALRACVRLVEASPCSAVTAVRYHERTLAVAERIEEKRLVLGALANLNSPDALRLLVPYIEDDSLGLEAAVASWKIAKTQNDPRSEDAVRRLIEPLLKPHFRTQAARMFDAREGLNDAPEGFRPLFNGRDLTGWKGLVENPGVRAKMTPEELAAAQAKADSSMRAHWSVVDGVLVFDGKGESLCTLKDYADFEMLVDWKIEKLGDSGIYLRGSPQVQIWDPAQWPEGSGGLYNNQRGASHPLVIADKPIGEWNTFRITMIGDRVTVRLNNVLVVDNVPMENYWDRSIPIFPSGQIELQSHNSPLYFRNVFIREIPRAKQVSGETIPLLNGKDLTGWEVIEGKAESWGVNDGVLSTTGEHGGWLSTLKEYDNFQLDLDFKVVAAGNSGVFLRSPHKGDPAYVGMEIQVLDDYAPEYATLKPWQYTGSIYAVQAPSSRATKRAGEWQHMQITAQGTHVKVVLNGTTTIDADLLQHMDKEKEHPGLKRRGGFIGLQNHSTRVEYRNITIRELE